DNA sequence from the Sinorhizobium sp. RAC02 genome:
GCCGCTCATCCCCGTCGCCACGAAGAGGCCGTCGATGGCCTGCGCGCGGTCGACGATGGGGACGACATCCGGCATGGCATCGATCATGCCCGCCCACGTCGTCCGCAGCGAAACCGGCCCGATCTGCGGGAAAAGCGCCTGGAAGTCGCGTTCGATCGCGCGGAGACGGGCGTGTTCGGGCGCGGGATCGAGGACCCGCATCGCCTCGAAGGGGCTCGCGCCGTCCGGCGTCCAGTCGCGCGGCGTCGTCCAGCCGTCGGGAAACGCCGCCGGCGCGGTGAGGCGATAGCGCATGCCCAGCGGATTGGCCTTCAGGACGGGAAGATATTTTGGCGCGTGGCGGAAGGCATCTGGGCCGAGAGAGAGCTGGCTGCTGCCGCCCGGTGCCAGCGTGTAGCCGCCATCCTGCCGGCGCCGGAAGGCGATTTGCGCATCGGCCGCCGCACCCGCATGGATCTCCGGCAGCGGCCCGGTGGCGGCCACGGTGGCCCGCACGCTGAGCTGCGGAATGGAAATGCCGTGTTTGCGCAGGAAGAGCGAGGACCACGCGCCGCCCGCGACCAGCACGCTGGAAGTCGCGATCGGACCCGCCTCCGTCCACACGCCGCTGACCCGGCCGGCCGAGAGCTCCAGCGCCCGTGCGGCGCAGTTTTCCACGATCTTCACGCCGTGGCGCACCGCAAGGCGGGCGAGCGCCGGCACGGCGAGCCACGGCTCGGCGCGCAAGTCGGAGGGCGTGACCATCGCGCCGGCATAGCGGCGTGCGGCACCCTCGAAGAGGCTGGCGGTCTCGTTCGCATCGATGAGGCGGGTGTCGAGGTCGTGCTCGGCGGCGATCTTCATGAAGGCGTCGAAGCCGGCCAGGTCCTTTTGCGATCGGGCGAGATAGGTCACGCCCGTCCGGATCAGGCCGATATCCTCGCCGCTTTCCTCGGCCAGTTCCCGCCAGAGACGGCAGGCCTCGATGACGATCGGAAGCTCATCCGCATCGCGGCCCTGCTTGCGGATCCATCCCCAGTTTCGCGAGGACTGCTCGGCGGCGATGCGTCCCTTTTCCAACAGCGTAACGGAGATGTTGCGCTTGGCCAGGAAGAGCGCCGTGGTGACGCCGATGATGCCGCCGCCGATGATGACCACCTCGGACGCCTGCGGCGGTGGCCCGGGATAGCGGATGGGATCGGCCAGGGAGAAGGGAAAGGTGAGCACGGGATGCATTCTGGGGCAGGAGAGTCGCTGCCTTGGCAGTACCAGATAAACCGCCACCAAACTACTGGCTTCCGCTCGGATTCGCGCCCCGGAATGCTGCCGGTAACCGTGCGACGATGCGCTCGACCGCTGTCGAAAGCGGAATCGTGCCGCGGCGGTGTTCGGTGCCGGCCTCGTGCAGGAACAGGCCTTTGGCGATGCCGTCATACATGTCGATGAGCGCGCTTGCCACCGCGCCGGGCACGCCCTCTTCGGCCAGCAGCGCGGCGCGGCGCTCGGGCGGAACCAGCGCCGGCACCACCGGGCGGCCGAGAGCCTGCGCGAAGGCCGCGGCCACGTCGCCGGCGCTCCAGTCCTGCGGCCCGGCGATTTCCACCATGCGCCGGCCGGTCCAGTCCTCGCAGAGCAGGACCGCGGCGGTGCGCCCGACATCGATCGTGCTGACCATAGCAATCTTTTGGACGGGGTCGAGGAAGGATGGCAGCCCGCCCTCGGACAGGGCAGCGCCCGCCACCTCGCTCCAGGTCTCGATGAAATAGCCCGAGCGCAGGAAAGCGGTCGATTACGAAGCACGTCAAAGTTAATAGTGCCGGGTGGGTGTCGAGCGTACATTCGGGCGGCTCGGCACCATCGTAGCGCGCCACGGCATTCACAAAGCGCTGGTGTTTTCGCTGAGAAGTCAGGAGACTTCCATGCATTCCAACCACCTACAGCCCGAAAAACTAACCGCCGTCAAACAAGTGTACGATGACATCGTGACGCAAGAGTGGTTCTCGAAGACCGACGAAGCGCGATCATCATTCGCACGTTATCTGATAGACACCTATTCCATAGGTCAGATTGAGCCGACACGGTTCCGCAAGATCGTAGAATGTTCAGCGCGATCGCATTACAGTCGCTCGATGTAAGCATCCACCCTAGCGTGGACGCAGGGCCCCGCTTCAAAGATGATACTGTTTTAGAAAGCCGCCCGGAATCGGGTAGGGCAAATCCTTACATAGGCGCGAGTATATCACCTTGATGTAACGCCTAACTTCAAGCATAAGATGCCGATATCCTGTGCCCGCGTCCCGCCCCTCAGGCGGGTATTGAGCTGAGCATGCTGCTTTCATCACCGTGACCCCGAGTAAACTTCTCGCGATTGCGCATGGGCTTCAAGCACCTGCGATATCGAGCTTAAGGAAGGAATTTCATCTCGAACGACCGCCTCGGCTGCTCCGTGTCAATCCTTGGTATGGCCGTCGCGCAGCCGCGCGGCAATTTCACATACGGCGCATTCTTCATTCAACAGCTACATTCTTTGGAGAGTCTCCAATGGATCTCATTCGAGGTATCTTGGCGAATACACTCAGACCGAGCCACTCTTGAATGTTGCGCGCGAGACCCTTGTCCCCTTCCAGTCTCAGCGTTTCCGCATCGATTTCCTGCCGTATGGTCGAGAGGCCCATCCAAATTGCTGTCATCGAACTAAGCGCTGCTTCAACAAGCAGGTCCACATCATAGCCCGGATCAAAATTGCAAAGATCGACTTTTCCGTTTTCGACCACCAGCCACCAACACTTTTGGGAGGCTGAAAGTTCCGGGTACAGAAACTGTATCGTGCAACGGCGAGCCGGGAGCGTTTTCGTATCGAGGTTCCGCCGCATGTCCCACATAAGCAAAGAAGGGTCTAGGTTCCTCAGGGAAAGTCGTGACTCCATCCACCGTTGCGCCCAGTTGCCAAGCCCTATGATCAAAGGCCTCAGTTCTTCGCCCGCTGCTGTGAGCAGGTAATGGGTGGTGCCGTTTACATTCCTTGTCGTGATAATCCCGGATTGCTCCAACTCTTTCAGCCGTTTAGACAGGAGTGCGGGAGACATTTTTGGCACACCGCGGCGCAGTTCATTGAAGCGCGTCGAACCGCAAAGGAACTCGCGGACAACCAGTGTCGTCCAACGTGAGCAGAGAACTTCCGACGCCATCGAGACTGGGCAGAATTGCCCATAGCCGGCACGCTCTACCATGGGGACCTCCAACGGTCTGGATCAGGTAAGATATTGCAAAGCAATCGATCCGCCAATCACCCCTTCCTCGCCATACCGCGGCGACATCTGGTACAGTTCGTGTACTAGCCGCTAATCTGAAACGAGCGCACAGTTTAGATCCTCATCAGATAGGAGGCACTGATATGCTCGGAATTATAGAACCAGCGGAGAATTCTAGCGGCGGTTTGTCGATCGCCGAGTTGACCAATTCAATCCTGCCCACCTTAGCCCAACGTGCCGCATCGATCGACGACAGCGATGCCTTCGTCGGTGAAAATTACGCATTTCTGAAGGACATCGGTCTCATGCGGGCAGGCGTTCCCATCGAACTGGGCGGACTGGGTGCGGAAGTACCGGAACTTGCTGAGATGCTCAAATCCATTGCGCGGGTCTGCGGGTCAACGGCGCTTGCCTTTTCCATGCACACCCATCAAGTCGCAATCCCCGCCTGGCGCTGGCGGCATCAGAAGGTGGCCGCGGTCGAACCGCTCCTGAAACGTGTTGCATCGGAACAAGTAGTATTGCTTTCGAGCGGCGGATCGGACTGGATCGGCGGATCAGGGAAAGCCGTGAAAGTTGATGGCGGATACAGGATCACCGCGCGCAAGCGCTTCACGTCAGGTGCGGCGGCAGGAAACATCCTGATGACCGGAGCTGTTCATGAAGAAGAGAGCGGCGTTCGCTCCGTCGTTCATTTCGGCGTTTCGATGGCATCGCCGGAGGTTTCGATCGAGGATACTTGGCGAACGCTTGGAATGCGGGGAACGGGGTCGAACGACGTCATCGTCGAAAACCTCTTCGTGCCGGATGGGAGTGTTGCATTTTTCAGAGCTGCAGGGCAATGGCACCCCGTATTCCAAATCATCGGGACGATCGCGTTTCCTCTGATTTACGCAGTCTATGTCGGCGTCGCCGAGAGCGCGCGCGATATCGCGGTCAAAATGGTCCGTGATAAAGCCACCAGCGATTACGTGATCGGGCTGGTCGGGCGCATGGAAACGTCTCTCAGAGCCGCCCAGATCGCACATCGCTGGATGTTGGATGTGGTTGGGCGAAATGCGCCGTCCGCCGAAACCATTAACGAGATTATGATCGGCCGTTCCTTGGTCGCACGGCACGCGATCGAAGTGACGGAGCTTGCAATGGAGGCCGCGGGTGGCGCGGCATTCTATCGGGACAGCGGACTGGAACGCCGTTTTCGGGATATACAGGGCGCTCGCTATCATCCGATGCAGCCCGGAGCCCAGGCACAATATGCGGGTTCACTCGCACTCGGACTTCCAACTGAGAACATATTCTAGAGGGCGCAGATCATTTGTGGCCTGCCTTACGTGGGATCGAGACGGTCGTTCTCACGGCGAAATGCAAAATTTTGACTGCTTCGCGGCGAATACCGCCGATTCATCGACGCCGACTTCGTTGGCCTCTCCGAGAAAGCCGATGAGATTGCCTTGCAGTCTTGTCGGCGTGATGCCACCGAAGCGGCTCGGTACGGCAACGCCATGAACGCGGCGAACAATATCTGCTTTCGGTAAGGTAGGGTGCGCTCTCAACGTTTACGTGCGGTCCAAGCGATCGAAACGAAACCGCTGGGCGTGTGGTAAGATAACTCAAGGGCAGCGAAAAGTTTGACCTACAACATCTGTCAATCCAGCAAATCGGCAGGGACTTTCCCGCCATTTTCGGACAATGCCTTCAGAAGCGCCTTGTGAAGCCATGTGTTCATGGTGGCGGAGTCGGTCTTTTCGCCCGTGTAGCCAAGCTCGTCCGCAAGTTCCTTGCGCTCAGCAAGGCTTGCTTCGAGTCCCAGAGCCTTTAGCAAATCCACAATCGAATGGCGCCAGTCGAGCTTCTCTGCGTATTTCTTCACTGCTTCATCAAGGATGGCCGCTAAGTCAACAGGGGCAGTCTGCCGTAGGGAAGCAGGTTCGGCATTGGCCCCCGCCAGCGTCGCTGCGACCTCACTGTCGAGATCGGGCGTTGCGATAACGCCCGCGGCCTTGGTCTGAACATCGTTGGCAAGGACTGTTCTCGTCGGTGCGCTCTCAACATCTGTTGTCTCCGCCGCCTTGCCGAAGAGTTTTTCCTTGATGGAGCTGAAGATTCCCATTTTCCGATCCCTTTCATCGCGAACCCCGAGCCGAGTGCACTTGGCGAAGTATGGCATTGTCCGGGGTTGGCAAGTGTGTTGCCGTTAGAAACTAGGCTTGTTTTATGCCTGCCGCCGTCAGCAGCCGAGAAAGCCTCACCGGGTCCTTGAGTTCTCCGCTTCCAAGCTTGGTGATTTCAAGTTCGGTCAAACCGGAAATCACTGAGAGCTGCTCAAGAGAGTATCCCGTCGTTTTCCTAAGCTCAGTGATCGGATTCCCTACATTCATCATCGTGCGCATCTCCTATTGTGCATCGCAATATAGGTGTATTGCGGCGCATTCCAAGACAGGCGACACGCAAGAAGATGGGAACTCGTCGCTGGATCAAAAGTCGGCCTCACGCATTTCATTAAGATCAGCCTTTACGAAAGGGAATCACGATGGACTGGAACCGAGTCGAAGGTAACTGGAAGCAGGTCAAGGGTAAGATCAAAGAGCAGTGGGGCAAGCTCACCGACGACGATCTGGACGTGATCGAAGGCAAGCGCGACCAGCTCGAAGGCAAAGTTCAGGAGCGCTACGGCTACGAAAAGGATCGCGTGTCCCGAGATATCGATGATTGGTATGGCCGTCAGACCTGGTGATCCAACAAAGGCCCGTCGTTCCGGCGGGCCTTTCCATTTCGGAGAGTAAGATGATGACCGACGAACGCGAACGCCGCATTACAGCACGAGCCTTTGAATTGTGGCAGCGGGAGGGTTGCCTCGATGGCCGCAGCTTGGCTCATTGGCTGCAGGCGGAAAAAGAGGTCGATGACGAAGTTGACGAATTGGTCGCAGAGGATCGCACGGACGGTATTCGCTCGATCAAGGTGGTAAGTTCTACGCATTAACGGCGGTGGTTTGCGGGATTCAGAGTCGCCGGTTTGTACCAGACGAGGATAGTTCAGGGCATTGCCCTAGTGTCCACCAACGCAACTGCGCACTTATCCGCCAGTCGTCCATACGGTGTGCGCGACTAGCCCATAAGGCCGTCTGTTCGATGCTATGCGCGACTTCATGGAGGGCGCCCACGCGGCCGGCGGTAGATTTGTATGGTGGCGTGAGAACTGCTGGTCTCGAAACCAAAGTCTGGTCCGGAACGAAACAGGGAACATTTTCGGCCCGCGTGCGTATGTCCACAGCTCCACATCGAAATGGCAGGCTGACGCAATGACCCTATACACCATGCCGGTCACCCACCCGCTAGCCTATGCTATCTACCGCTTCTTCTTGTCGTTCCCGATCGCCTGCTTCTTTCTCGCGCTCTTGACGGATGTTGCGTACTGGCAAACGACCAACCTGATCTGGCTTCACTTCTCGGAATGGCTGCTCCTTGCCGGCCTCGTATTCGGCGCGGTCGCCATCATCGTCGCGCTCATCGCCCTCGTTGCGCGATGGTACGGGCCAACTTTGTTCGGGTTGCTGGGTCAGGTCACTGCGTTCGCGCTCGCGGCCCTCAACAGTTTTATACACACGGCAGACGGCTGGACGGCGGTCATGCCTTATGGGCTTGCGGTTTCCGTCGTCACAGTGCTCGTCATGGCCGTTGCAGGTCTTGCCGGTCGCAGAGGAGG
Encoded proteins:
- a CDS encoding helix-turn-helix domain-containing protein; amino-acid sequence: MVERAGYGQFCPVSMASEVLCSRWTTLVVREFLCGSTRFNELRRGVPKMSPALLSKRLKELEQSGIITTRNVNGTTHYLLTAAGEELRPLIIGLGNWAQRWMESRLSLRNLDPSLLMWDMRRNLDTKTLPARRCTIQFLYPELSASQKCWWLVVENGKVDLCNFDPGYDVDLLVEAALSSMTAIWMGLSTIRQEIDAETLRLEGDKGLARNIQEWLGLSVFAKIPRMRSIGDSPKNVAVE
- a CDS encoding DUF3597 domain-containing protein — translated: MGIFSSIKEKLFGKAAETTDVESAPTRTVLANDVQTKAAGVIATPDLDSEVAATLAGANAEPASLRQTAPVDLAAILDEAVKKYAEKLDWRHSIVDLLKALGLEASLAERKELADELGYTGEKTDSATMNTWLHKALLKALSENGGKVPADLLD
- a CDS encoding DUF2231 domain-containing protein codes for the protein MTLYTMPVTHPLAYAIYRFFLSFPIACFFLALLTDVAYWQTTNLIWLHFSEWLLLAGLVFGAVAIIVALIALVARWYGPTLFGLLGQVTAFALAALNSFIHTADGWTAVMPYGLAVSVVTVLVMAVAGLAGRRGGVNV
- a CDS encoding DUF2934 domain-containing protein, encoding MMTDERERRITARAFELWQREGCLDGRSLAHWLQAEKEVDDEVDELVAEDRTDGIRSIKVVSSTH
- a CDS encoding CsbD family protein gives rise to the protein MDWNRVEGNWKQVKGKIKEQWGKLTDDDLDVIEGKRDQLEGKVQERYGYEKDRVSRDIDDWYGRQTW
- a CDS encoding acyl-CoA dehydrogenase family protein, encoding MLGIIEPAENSSGGLSIAELTNSILPTLAQRAASIDDSDAFVGENYAFLKDIGLMRAGVPIELGGLGAEVPELAEMLKSIARVCGSTALAFSMHTHQVAIPAWRWRHQKVAAVEPLLKRVASEQVVLLSSGGSDWIGGSGKAVKVDGGYRITARKRFTSGAAAGNILMTGAVHEEESGVRSVVHFGVSMASPEVSIEDTWRTLGMRGTGSNDVIVENLFVPDGSVAFFRAAGQWHPVFQIIGTIAFPLIYAVYVGVAESARDIAVKMVRDKATSDYVIGLVGRMETSLRAAQIAHRWMLDVVGRNAPSAETINEIMIGRSLVARHAIEVTELAMEAAGGAAFYRDSGLERRFRDIQGARYHPMQPGAQAQYAGSLALGLPTENIF
- a CDS encoding FAD-dependent oxidoreductase, whose protein sequence is MLTFPFSLADPIRYPGPPPQASEVVIIGGGIIGVTTALFLAKRNISVTLLEKGRIAAEQSSRNWGWIRKQGRDADELPIVIEACRLWRELAEESGEDIGLIRTGVTYLARSQKDLAGFDAFMKIAAEHDLDTRLIDANETASLFEGAARRYAGAMVTPSDLRAEPWLAVPALARLAVRHGVKIVENCAARALELSAGRVSGVWTEAGPIATSSVLVAGGAWSSLFLRKHGISIPQLSVRATVAATGPLPEIHAGAAADAQIAFRRRQDGGYTLAPGGSSQLSLGPDAFRHAPKYLPVLKANPLGMRYRLTAPAAFPDGWTTPRDWTPDGASPFEAMRVLDPAPEHARLRAIERDFQALFPQIGPVSLRTTWAGMIDAMPDVVPIVDRAQAIDGLFVATGMSGHGFGIGPGIGRVVADLIQGNDPGHRLHRFRLVRFSDGSPIRPGPGL